One window of Stigmatopora nigra isolate UIUO_SnigA chromosome 14, RoL_Snig_1.1, whole genome shotgun sequence genomic DNA carries:
- the LOC144207265 gene encoding uncharacterized protein C3orf85-like, which translates to MKLVIFLALLTGVLAVPFVREEQAKRFIRLKRQSGYWDPHHSQNQWGYTIQEQANEYWTALRTDAQFYMDMGNLMFDRSVADENNRLYMEMLRNARAHLDSHTGGRK; encoded by the exons ATGAAGCTTGTCATTTTTCTTGCTCTCTTGACAG GGGTGCTGGCGGTCCCATTCGTAAGAGAAGAACAAGCAAAGCGCTTCATCCGCCTGAAAAGACAGTCGGGATACTGGGACCCCCATCATTCGCAGAACCAGTGGGGTTACACCATCCAGGAGCAG GCTAACGAGTACTGGACCGCCCTTCGAACCGACGCCCAGTTCTACATGGATATGGGTAACCTGATGTTTGACCGCTCTGTGGCCGA TGAAAACAATAGGCTGTACATGGAGATGTTGCGCAATGCCAGAGCTCACTTGGACAGCCACACAGGAGGacgcaaataa